The window GTAATTTGTTTtctgcttctctctttcttgataTTGTGGAAAGTCCTTTTTCCTTGTCAACGTAGATaacctatttttaaaaaaacattaccaTCTATGATCTATCTGATGGTAaattggtaataataataatttgtgaaCATTAGTTAGACGTGACGTCGTCGTTAATCACAATCCGGAAGATGTGAAGTCGAACGTGGGGTCAAGGAAGCTTCCACCATGATATTGATGTACATAATTacatactaattaattaagtaattctTTTGGCTTTATTCGTTTCccaatttgatatgttttatagTATAACTTAAGAAACACTAAATAACGAATATATATTAGTCATAGCCTTAGTTTGACGTCTCTCTCGtttacagaaaaagaaaaagacttgttcaaagagagaaagaagagatcaCACACAACATGGATCATCAtcaactcttctctctctgctCATTTCCGTACCTCTTCAAGATCAAGAAACATCTTTACGTCAGCCTCTTTCTACTGACTCTCCTCATATTCTCGAGCTTCATCGTCGACGTCTTGCCCTCTCTTCGTTTCGGTTTGTTGTCGTCGTTTTCGTTGTCTCAAACACTGACAAAGGAGTGCGATTACTCTAATGGAAGATGGGTTCGTCGAACAACTTCGTCATCATCTGTTAATGGATTACTGTATGGAGAAGAGTGTCGCTTTCTTGATTCTGGTTTTCGTTGTCGCAAGAATGGAAGAAAAGATTCTGGTTACCTCCGGTGGCGATGGCAACCACACGGCTGCGATCTTCCAAGGTAATACATTGCGTCACGTCATCACTGTATAGTCTACTTTTTCTTATAAACTCGAATATGTATTTCTTGCTTAGACCTTAAGTTATATTGATTCCATTGCAAATTAAAGGCGTTGGAGTTGCAACTTAATTAAACActagagattagggtttgattCACgttctttaacaaaaagaaagttttttttttgttggcttgATTTCTTGTAGTAGGGTCAAAGGGATTCATCATAAAAGACTTGAAACCTTGTTTTAGTATCTGTGACTAACTAAATGATCACTGTTTTTTTGAATGATTAGATTTAACGCAAGTGACTTTCTGGAGAGGAGTAGGAATGGGAGGATAGTGTTCGTCGGAGATTCCATCGGAAGAAACCAGTGGGAGTCTCTAATGTGCATGTTCTCACAAGCAATACCTAATAAATCTGAAATCTACGAAGAACATGGGAACCCCATCACTAAACACAAGGGCTTCCTCTCGATGCGATTCCCTCAGCAAAACCTCACTGTTGAGTATCACAGAACACCTTTTCTTGTCGTGATTGGTCGGCCACCGGATAAATCACCGAAAGAGATAAAAACCACAGTGAGAGTAGACGAATTCAACTGGCAATCAAAAAGATGGGTCGGGTCAGATGTTCTGGTTTTCAACACAGGGCACTGGTGGAACGAAGAGAAAACTGTGTTGACGTATGAGAAATACCGCTGCTTATATGATCACAATTCGACATTTCTCCTCCTTAACCGgggttgtttcttttgtgtgcAGAGGATGCTATTTTGAGGAGGGAAGGAAAGTGAACAAGACAATGGGAGTAATGGAGGCATTTGGGAAGTCTTTGAAGACATGGAAGTCATGGGTCTTAAAGAGACTTGATCCACACAAGAGTCATGTCTTCTTCAGAAGTTACTCTCCTGTGCACTATAGGTCAGGATTTATAATCAGAACGACAAAAGTTGTTATGTTATGGTATTTAGAGACCAgggttttaaaagtaaagaatcCATGGTGGTTGCAGAAATGGGACATGGAACTTGGGTGGTCTATGTGATGCAGAGATGGAACCCGAGACtgataaaagaaagatggaACCTGATGCGAGCCACAACGAATATATCTATAAAGTAATTGAAGAAATGAGATATCGACATATTAAGGTTAAATTTCTGAACATTACATATCTGACAGAGTTCAGGAAAGATGGTCATCCTTCTCGGTATCGAGAGCAAGGCACTCCTGTTGATGCTCCTCAAGACTGCAGCCACTGGTGCCTACCCGGTGTTCCTGACACATGGAATGAGATTCTCTATGCACAACTCTTGTCAATGAACTATAGAACAAAGTGAACTTTTTTGAGGTATaaagtgttttttgtttttttctctttatctaGTCATAATTCTGTTTCATCGATGCCTTCTTCAGGCTCTGTTTCATTTGTTTGCATTTGCTTGACCTTCTCAAGCTGTCTCAACAGGTTCAACCTCTCAGCTCCGTAGGTCGAAGGTATctgaacaaaaacatatatttatcaaCTCGATCGAATATATGGAAGAAATGTACAGAAGCAGATACACAAAAAACATTACCAAGCCTGGCACATATCTCTGAATTGCTGCAAGCATAGCTGCGTGACCAACTGCTGTGACCTGTGAGACATAAGCATAAACATTAGATTAGTTCATAGACTCAGACATATTGTAAACTGTTAGTGGTAAATGTAATTGATTGGTATTACGGGACTTCGCACCAAAAGCAACCATCAATATAGATCAGTATAAAGTTGTAGTGAACAGAAACGATTTACGAGGATGAACAACCAATGGGAACGGTATTGGGAAAATGGATAAGGTTGGTTTTTACTTACAGGAAGAAGCATAAGAACACCAATGGGAACAACTGATGCTAAGTCAGTCATGGTTCTGCGTAgggctttcttttctttctctgttaATTCATCTCCTACCACAGACCTCCTAAGGAGTTCCATAGCAGCAGCTGAATCAAACGCAAGAAGCTGAGTACCTTGCCATACGTCCTGTCAGAATATCCGGGTAAAGTGCAGTGTTAGTAACTAAGTCACGAAGTAGGGAAATAGTGAAGCAACAAGGCTGATCAGAAAATGCTAATTTGCTCAAGGAAACCGAAGATACATATAGCATGAGGCTTCGAATGACATTCATACCGTACTGGTTTCTTTAATTTGGTCAAGAGTTTTCTCAATgacgttttctttctttgagctCTGTACCAATTGCACACCTTTCATACTACTACGAGGATCTTCAGAGGTTCTTCCCTGCAGAACATAGAGATGAGAGCTTGTACTCGTGAACCATAGCAGAGATAACAATATTTAAACTAACGTAGAGTAAGTTGATCATCTGAGACATAAACGCAAATAACAATGTGTTAAGAGTTGATCGTCTGCTACCATGTTGAAAACTAAACCCATCAAAGAAAGAACAGAGCACAAAAATCATTGCACTAATTTGTCCATGAACTTGGTAACAAACTAACAATATGACTGAAATAGGGAAAAAGGAGTGAAAAAAACACCGTTTTAAAGATAGGATCAGTTTAGATCTCACAAGACTATGGGCAATCTCCGGGTAAAAATCGAGTAAATACTGAAAACTGacactttaaaatatttactatgtgtaaaaacaaatcaaacgtCTTGCAGCAGCGTCTGACTACTACTCCACTATGTTCGAAAAACCTATCTTGCAGCAAATAGTTACTAACCTCTTCGTTTACCGACTCATCTGTACTTCCTTGGACACGCTTCTCTAGCTCTATCAGTTCACTCCGTAGAAGTTCGAACCGATAGATCTCATCGGGTTTGGAATCCACactatttacattttctttggATTTCTCAAAATATTCATCTGCCTgcatattgtaaaaaaatattgaaacctCTCACCATACTACAAATTGAAAATGGTTGAATTAAACATAGCATCTCTTCACTGAGTGAAACCAATTATGAATACATAGTAACTAACTGACAAACGCAGAGTGCTAAGCAGAAATATCCCCAATACTAAGATCAGAGACATGCTTACAAACACATATGATAAAATGAAGCATACCGATGACTCGGGGCTAGGCTTATTTCTTGGATTGCGCACAAAGAACCCCCAGAATCCACGATCCCTACTAATGCGCAAAACAATACATAAAATTCCACAGTCAGAGGAAAACAAAGAGGAACCTACGTTTATACCTCAAAAACACCGAAGGAATTATTAACTAACAGAACAAACAATATACCTTGTGTCTTGATCTACAgaatttattgaattttttgagtcttttccttTTGGATATTGGCTTTGTTCCTCCGAGTACTCCTGAGAGTCACTATCACCACCATCCTGTATGAACCATATGAGATTTTAGTCTTCCACAGACGTTTAACAAAACCAAATGCATTGATTCTCATATTATAAGCACCCATTGAGGATGGTGTGCTGTGGACAGTACCAAACTAAAGCGTCAGTACGAAAATATCAGCATCAAAGGAAAAACTGTAATAACAACTGAAAACCTCTTGCAGGGAAGCTGCTTTGGCTCTGAAAGACGCCTCTAAAAATTCAGCCTCTTTCTTAAGCTTCCTTATTTTTTCTAGGTCAGAGCATGCGGCTTTTATTTGTTCCTTTCCAGAAGATGAACTTGATGCATGCAACTTCTGTAGCAAGCTCTCCAGTCTCACGAGAGCTTCATCTACACTCTCTAGAGcctgataaataaatattgttagTATCTATAGAACATCTGATAGTCAACGGAATTCTTAGCCCAAAAACTGGATTCAAACAATATCAAGAAAAGTGAAGTGGTTTTCACGACTAATTCATAGAATACAAACCTTATCAAATGAGTTTGAATCTCTATCAGTTGGCGATGCACTCATGTCAATAAAGCCCGCTTCTGTTACCGCCAAACTGGATCACACATTAACCAATCGCACACAGCTAAATTACTTGATCGTCAATTAAAAAGGTTTGCTATGCTCTATAACAAAGGATGCAAAAATGTTAAGTGCACAGAGATGGATATGTAGGGTATTCCTCGGATGGATACATGAAGCTTCTTCCTACACAATTTACCACTCTTCATTATCCTACCTTGATATTCCCAGTTCTTCCTTGCACTGGATTAACTTGTTGTGCCTGAAAATTTGAGAATGAAAATCAATATAATCACCAGCTACTTCTTTGGTTTATCCAATTTATAATTACAAACATGTTAATTGATACCCCTTGGATAAGAATTTAGCTGCCTTGACATTAGAAGGATTCTCAGGCCATTTGCTGTACTTTATAAAGCTCTGTAGCCAATAAGAGCAAACATTCAATATCTGAGGAAGAGCATCATAGTTAGGTGGCCCTTGTGGTCTGCTTTTATGCCCATGTGATTGTTCGGCTGGCTGGGAGTCCTTTCTGGTTGGATAGAAGGGAATCCAATCTAGTTCTTCACAGACAACCTACGCTATAAAGTTCCATGATAAGATTTCAAAATGGTTAAAAGAAACTGTCACTAGTAATGGTATGACTTATGTCTACCTCTACATACAACTGATAAGAACTGATGGCTGAAAGCTGAGGATATTGTAGGAGACTTCCTCCAATGAAGTGCCTGAAAAGAAGATAGCGAGTTTAAGTGATAGGTGTATCAAAAGAGTATGGCAAGCAAACAGAAGAAACTCAATGAGTCACCTAACAAGGTCTTCCACAGGATTGACCAGCGAATTAAAACCATTTGCAGCTAAAAAAGACTGGGTGCTCCTGCCTAAGGCAATGAAGAATCCAAAAATAGCTAAATCTCTTTCCAAGACCTGCAAGGCATAACCAACAGGTCCAGATTAACTCGTAAGATATTTAAAAGCAACTGTACAACCATATTCAACAATCAACATTCTACGAGTTataaaattaaaggaaaaaaaagtcaGATTTCTGTTTTGGTAAGTGCCACTTTTTTGAAGATCCTAGATAGTAGATTGTGCACTTAAGTTTGCAAACTGTTTCAGCTGTACAGCAAATGATATTCCAATAAATTCAACATGGAATTGGCTGTCCCAAATGAACCATTGCACATAATTCCTAAATCTTCTCAAATACTAAAACAAGCTCACATCCATACTACAGAGACTCTAAAAGCTGCTCAGATATAATTTTCTGCATTCTATTCATTACCTCGATACTTTCAGACGTTGTTAACCTTGCCCATATTTTCTCTCGATCAATAGCCCTCAGCAGTTGATTTTGTATAAGATCAACCCAGAAAACAACCTCGTCTGTACAGCAGTCACTTTTTACTCTGCATGCCGCTGCCCGAGTTCCAAAATGAACAAGAAACTCTCTGCGTAGACCGAGGCTTTTCACTGAATGATAGGCCTGAGGGAGTGGAACAAAGTCAACAAATTTGTCCATCAATCTCCCTGTAGTATCTGGAATCATAGAAAAGAAGGGCGGGCACGAAAGTTTTGTCGGGCCAAGTTTTGTGACTGCTGCGATGCAATTCAGCACAAGCATGAGAAGTGACACCTCAATCTCATTGCTTGCAGCTGAGGAGGACTTGCCTTTGACATAGCTGAAACAAACCATAGAGGATCGTCACTTTCCAAAAACCTCACAGGAAACGAGTGTTTTACAGAACGTACAAATatgaagaaattcaaaagaaatgACATACACAAAGGTAGCAGAAACAAATCGTTGGTCCCCCTCAAAACAATTCACAAAAGATGTCACCACCGAAGGAACTTGCTCAGACCAAAACCACTCATTGGCTTCAGGATGACTAGATGATAGTTTATCCCGCATCATACTATCAAGAGGAGCAGCTTGGCGTGATAAACTGCATGATGTgattatttaaattaagaacTATGAAGCAGCAAAATAGGATTATAATTAGACAGCAGGTGAGTTATAGAAAACTTTCAAAGTTGATGAAAGGCAATAAATGTCAAATCAATACTCTGTTGCATTCTCTTTCCAAGACAAGAACCAAAAATTCTACTAGATTAAGAACAGCAAAAAGTTGACAATCCAGTAACGCAGCATGCCATAGTTCTTAGGCCTTAAGTTAGTCGTGTAGTACCTCCTTTGCACAAAGACATTAAGATCATCGTCTCTATTGTTTCCTCTAGATGAAACCTCATTTGCAGCTTGTAGTAAGCAATACACAGACGCCTGAGAATGACAAACAGAAGATGAAATTAGCCAAATGCGCAATGGGAAGAGAACTTTTTATTCTGGCCCTGGTTTAAAACGATGTTTCCTAATCATGGTAAACTAAAAGATGGTAGAGACCTGGTAAGAGAACGTCTTAACCCAAGCATTTTTATCGACTCCAAGCCAGGCAGCTGAAAACCAAGGCAATCTCGAAGAGGAAATCTTATCTTTAAGAGCCAGCTCAAAAGTTCTGGCAGCATCATGTAAAGACTGAATGAGTTCACCACAGGTGTATTCATCTTTCAACGATCCACTAAGTTTAGCCCTCATCTCCTCAACATCATCGCTTGATCTCGACTGTGAGTTCCCATTAACAGCCACACCGTCTTCAGCAGATGCAAGTAGAAACGGCCTCCGTGAACTCATCTTCTTGTTCCCAAACAATCTCCTATGAAGAATGAACTTCTTACTTTCAAGAACATCATAGGTCACAAACAGTCTGCTCCTTGGATttccccggtacaaacaatcAAATTGTATCACTCTTCTGCAGGATATAAAAGTTCCGATGGACATCCGAGATAGACAAGGGTTTGAAGAGCTACAAATaggcaaaataaaataaaatcaaaagagtgtAATGGAGAAAGCTCAGCTCAATATCTCTTTATATTCCTCGACTTTGAAGTTTTGAACCAAGAAGCGACCTAATCAATCTCTACTACCACCAAGACTCGTATACACAACtactaaactttaaaaaattagcTAGGGCGGAAAATAAAATCGAAGATTCCGGAGAAAAAATGTGAGAGGTAATTTGGTTTACCTTGAGGATACAAGACCCGGCCGATGTAGCTTAACTGCCATCTACCATGAAAGCTTACACACAAAATCAGCTTGGGTAATATCTCTATTCTActaattttggtttgagaagaagaagagaaaaaaaaaacggaaaaaatCGCAGATGATGCTCTCCCAAGTCTGAGGGGGAGAGGGGAgggagaaggagatgatgaCGTGGCAGGAGCAGGATCTTTATCCGGTAGACGTGGAGCTCTCACAGTTCACTCAAACGAACGGACTTCTCTATTTCCTATTTATATCCATTTGTTATTTCGTGCCACGTGTATGTACCTTCTCTGCTTCTCACCGTAAGATTATCATTCGACCTTCTTTTTGAGACTCCGGTAATCATAATTTTTACTTATGCTTTAATCCCACGCAATTATCTCTATCTACTGAATGAAATGGATTCAGAGTTGATCATAAAGAAGCAAGAGCGAGTATAAAAAGCTAATAATTGAATGATGAGCACAAAGCTAATACGGATTACTGAAGGATGCTTGCTCATCATATTACAAGTAGAATCcaaaaaacactataaataaaagattaagcATTATTAGTAGTATTCGGTTCTGTTAATCGCTTTTAGATGTTTCAGTTGTTGTAGcagctactactactacaactGGCTCGTCGGGCGGTCCTCTAGCTATTGGaaacccaccaccaccaccaccaagacTTTGCTTCGGCTTTGCGTAGTCCACAAATATCACACGGCCATGTAATTGCTgtgaaagtttaaaaaaaaaactctttttattgTTACCAAGATGAATTAGTTTTAACAAGTGAAAAGCATTAAGAGATacaacattattatatttaccTGTCCGTTAAACTCCATCATAGCTTTCTGAGCTTCATCTTCCGAAGCAAATGTCACAAAACCGAAACCTTTCGATCTATCAGAGACTCTATCCATAACTATTTGAGCTGTAGACAGAAGCAAAAACTCTCAGATAGATAAAGCGGATATAAGTATATGAATGCATATTGtgtttaagtatatatattaccttCAACAACTTGGCCATATTTTGAAAATTCCTCAGATAATCCTTGTTCAGTAGTGTAAAACGATAAACCTGTAAAACAGGGTTGTATATATAGTTCAGAGTTAAACACGTTATTGGAGATTGTCATTTCACAATCACTCACCAAGAAAGAGCCATTTCAAAATCTtcagaaaaatataatacatcAGGTCTAATACTCGATTTGCTACAAACTAGCGAGGCTTAAAACCAAAATGTGACCACAAAAAGCATATCACAGTTCACATGAACTAGTAACATAGCGTTAATTAAACATGGCTTTGAAGAACCATAATTAACTATTCATGAGGAGATATTGGTTACTGAACAATAGAGAGAGAGGCTTTTAAGACTTACAACATCAGTAGACACTTTGAGAAGGAATGGTTACTTAACCTACAAatcaatttgattttggattaaTCGAACCGGAACAGAAATATAAGAGTTACCTCCAACAAAGAGCTTCGAAGCTACTCCACGGCGTTGAGTGAAGAAACACGTGGCGGAGGAGTTAACTAAGCCAGCGGATTTCAGGTACCGGCCACCGATCCTTGCTAGAGCCGCCATTGAACTGATGCGCGAGAGGACTGTTGGAGTGTCCATGAAATAAAGCACGCTGTGGATCGGGAAATATGGGCCTGGCCCAGTCCATATTGGAGAAGGAATTGGGTTGCTAaatttatttcaattatttttgtttcgttGATTTTAATTAGTGTGAGAATAAGTTGAAGAAGAGATACAACATAacgaacaaaaacaagaaaaagtgaCAATTAACCTCCATTAATTTTCAATCTTTCCAAAGATTAATACAAAACACAATATTTAGACTCTCCAAGATCTcacacaaatacaaaatataaggTTCTTCGAATAAACATTTCACACAAATGCTAGTTAGCacgatttttcttctttcgcTCGAAGAATCTCTATTGTGGAGCTAGGGTCGTTTAAGAGAGACGCCGGAGATGACGACAAGGATGGCTAAAAAGGTGACAGAGGCAAAGGCAGAGACGACAGCTCCGCTCGTTTTCTGACAGAAATCTCCAAACTGTTGGCAGATTGGAAGCCAGTTTGTGTTTGTATTCCCATTGTGTGCCAAATACACTATAGCCGCCGCTGCTGAAGCAGCCGCTGTGTCCAGAGCCAGAGCAGCCTGTACATATCAACACGAAAACAGAGAGTTATTGAATTTCTAGATTACTACTGCGTCAAGAGTTTGAAGAAGTGAGCAAGATGAGTACAGTGTCAAGAACAAGCAAAAGGAGTCTTGGAGCGACGGCTAGAGGACGAACAATCGTGACAACTGAGAAGGGAAGAGATAGGACAAGGTAAGCTGCGACTATTGCAATGGCAATCACAAAGAATCTGAACAGAGAGAGAACTGGAAGTTAGATAACTTAGTAAACAAGGGTCACgagatgaaagaagaaaaagaaaacagtatgTTATCATACTGGAAAGTTGGAAGATCATCGTAGCTAGCTTCAAACTGTAAAAACTGAGTGAAGAAAGGGAGAGTCTCATCACTAGTCCCCATTGTGGCAGCAGCAGCTAAGGCAGCTACAATGGCAGCTAAACGGAGAAGGAAATCGAAAATTGAGAGACCTCTCTTGTAACCTCCTGAACCAGTGTGGTCTCTGGCTAAACCGAGGAGAGGAGCTTTGCCTTTGATGGCTGAGCTCGACTCTGCTGGGACATCAACGGCTATCGAGtcactcttcatttttttccttctcttttgaCTTTTGAAAACTCTTCTTCAAGGATTTGTTTTGGGAGGGAATGGTACTGGATGCTCTTGCTGTTGTGTAAGTGATGGAATTCGGAGTTGGGTTTTTATAGGGTTTAGGTTTTGGTGGTGGACTTTGTTAATAGTATCAAACTATCAGTGGAGTAGAGAAAGAGTAGTTGTTGTTTTGCTTATCCCCAAGATGTGGAGTTGGCAACAAAATTATACAAGTCaacaagtaattaaaataataaaaataattggatCAGCAGATCATATATGCCTAAGTCAAGACTCTTATCAGTTGGTGGTGCACCCATCTCCTCGGGTATCAAAgactttttcattattattatcatacccaaaaaaaaagttcgaaaACTTTATCTTAAGTTTCCAACTAATCAATAGATCAAATATATCCAAATGGGAAAAAccaaagaacaaacaaaattcaatcgCTAGTTGTTCAGACTCTCTATATGACTTTGAGTTCGACTAGAGCACTAGCTTCCACGGAGGGTGAAATTGTTAAAAACTAGCTCTAGTTCCCAGTCCCAAAACAATAACTGTAGTCTATGGGGAAAAGACGGTTACTCTGGCAAACTTGTGGAGGAGGGAAAGAAGGGTCATGTCTCAATTCTCAATTTTCCAGCCACGCTTGGCCAGATCTTGAATCACGCGCCTCGCAGCTTCTGCATTATCGTTAAGAGGAGAGTAGCTCCACTTCTCACGCATCTTGTCATATAAAATCCATAGAAGCTCATGTCAGGATtcaccaaagaaaaagagaagtgtCTCACAAGTAGATAAATCGAAAGACTGGAGTAGAGTTCTTAGAGTTACATCTTCTTTTCCGGTTAAAGGTCGAACAGCTCCTCTTTCACGGAGAGTGTTCTGGAAGTCAGAAAATTTCCATGTACACTGTTCATCACCCACAACATAAACGGGTTTCCTGTGTCGAGAATGAGATTTCAATATCATTCAAAGACGGaacaataaaaaggaaaaggtcgttgttgttgtcttgaACATACCCGGTACTACATGCCTCGCTCAACATACTTATAGAGTCAGCAGTTATGATAAAAGTATCGGCTAATGCAAGATGTCCCAAATGCGGATTAGGGTCTGAGAAATGGAAGACGAGAGAAAGTATCAAACTTTGCCACGGACAAGTTGGGATTAACAAAATCCGTTTCACCTTTTCCATCGCAAATGTTGACCTTAGAGTTAGAGCTCAGTTCTCCTGTTATAATATCTGCAACCTGTAGAAATATGAGTAACTATGATGACCATTCAGTCCACACGAGCTCTATATTCTACAAATACTTTTACTTACCTTCTTTGGTGTTCTTCTTGAGAAAGATATTCTTAGGCTTCCACAGCTCCAAAGGATACTCTGAAGCATGCCACACAATTTCTTAGAAAGATCAACACCATACAAACAGTTCCCTacagaaaattaacaaaaaagcgTAAAAAGTTTAATCACAGTTATAAATACAGCTCAATAgactatataaaatatgaagATGCACAATATGTTTACTTGTAGGTCCTCCAATATTAACTACAACCAAAGGTTTTGACAGTGAAGCAAACTCGTCCTTCCATTCCAAAGTAGCCTTTCTTAGTGTAGAAGCGTCGACGTTATGAAGAGCTCCGGTAGTGAGAAACTGAATTTCAGAATTCAAGCTTGTTACCAGCAACTAAATGACAATTCCTTGCCATCAAATTCCTTTTGATGAACATTAGAAAAGACACATACCACATTTCTACCTGGAGGTTCATGTGGAGTTACCCATGGCCGGAGAAAGAAAGGAATCTGCATCTTTCCTTCAGGTGTTAAAGAATAATAATCATGACGAGGTGTGATCACAAGATCAAATCTCTCGAGACGCGACCTTGGATGTTGcacctggaaaaaaaaaacgagaaaacaatGAATATGAGGCCAAGATTTGGCATTTGCAGATATCAGTCAAATGGAAAGATctgctaaaagcctaaaaccatcatacacaacaaaaaaaaaaggccatAGAAACTTGGGTTCTTCAAGGAACAAACTTAACCTGGACAACAAAGACATTTTCCATAGCTAGTCGTCTTATGGAGCTTGCAACAGATATAGTATCACTACCACATGCCACCACTAACAACGGTCCATTCCTATCATAAGGCCAAAATTGTAATCATAAATGTTCAATTACAGTGCTGTATCAAGATCACATCAATTAACTTGATTTGATTTAGAGCAAAGGAGGATTAAACTACTTGTCAAACGTATTACGAGCCATAGCAGCAATCTGATGCGCATCAGCTACATCAAACTCATCCGTGATTCCTACAGCAATTTTCAGGAAACAAGTTACTAACAAAACTCTCTTATTAGGTCTTAGTTTCACTCAAATTGAATGATAAAAATAACTTGAAAACATATATGTTCAAAGTGTGAATCGCATTAGCATTCAATAAGAATTTAAGTCTACCAGTAGCGTTAATGGAGAATCCGGCACAGATACTGATGATAAAACGATGAATTCTTTTGCAGATAGAGATCGGAAACCATTGAAGGCAACTAATGATTCCACCTCTTGGTCTAGCGACACTCTGAAcaacagagagagaaaaaaacaaactaggAAAGCATTAGAAATTTGGATACAGACACACTTCGAATCACCTATAGAAAAAGATTAGTGTTTTGAATCGGAGCTTACATAATAGAGGTGACGATCGAAGAGGCCTAAGGATCGAATAAGGCCGATGCACTGATTCTCCGCGCCGGCGCAGCCGTTTCCGATCACAATAGCTCGTTTCACTACGCCGAAAACCCTTCCTTGTAGATCCTCCGATAAACCGGTGACGGCCAGTTCCGGTGGCGGTGTTCGTCGCATTACAGTTTGAGTGACGAGGGATTTGGAGATTCTTCTCTGAGAAACTTCAGTGAAGAAGACCGAGACAAAATCCAATTGACCAGACCAAACCGAAATTTAAATCggaataaaccaataaccaactTGAACCGGAAAATAAAAGGGGATAAATTAGCCTTGGTTTAATATATGAGTTAtaaagattttataataatctaaaaaccTTCTTCAGCTAATTTCATACATTAGTAATTTTCGGAGGGATATTGCCGTATTGGTAGATTGATTTATAATAAGTTGTGAATTTGTAGATTTATAATAAAGAATTTTGTGT is drawn from Camelina sativa cultivar DH55 chromosome 8, Cs, whole genome shotgun sequence and contains these coding sequences:
- the LOC104708495 gene encoding casparian strip membrane protein 4: MKSDSIAVDVPAESSSAIKGKAPLLGLARDHTGSGGYKRGLSIFDFLLRLAAIVAALAAAATMGTSDETLPFFTQFLQFEASYDDLPTFQFFVIAIAIVAAYLVLSLPFSVVTIVRPLAVAPRLLLLVLDTAALALDTAAASAAAAIVYLAHNGNTNTNWLPICQQFGDFCQKTSGAVVSAFASVTFLAILVVISGVSLKRP